A genome region from Phosphitispora fastidiosa includes the following:
- the spoIIIAB gene encoding stage III sporulation protein SpoIIIAB: protein MIKIIGACVTLGACATMGFTWAGVYEKRPQQLIYLGQGLQLLETEILYGATPLPEAMEQVAANCSPEVSGFFSCTAAELRRMEGLTAGEAWDRAIARYSVKTALAKKDLHILRRFGVSLGASDREDQAKHLKVALSQLKLAAAEAEAAARKNATVYRYLGFLGGLLLVMILY, encoded by the coding sequence ATGATAAAAATAATTGGCGCGTGTGTAACCCTTGGCGCTTGTGCCACGATGGGATTTACGTGGGCGGGGGTATATGAGAAGCGCCCACAGCAGTTGATATATCTGGGGCAGGGGCTGCAGCTTCTGGAAACAGAGATTTTATACGGGGCCACCCCTCTTCCGGAAGCCATGGAACAGGTTGCTGCCAACTGCAGTCCCGAGGTCAGCGGTTTCTTCAGCTGCACTGCAGCAGAGCTGCGCAGGATGGAAGGTCTAACTGCAGGGGAAGCATGGGACAGGGCAATTGCCAGATATTCTGTGAAAACGGCTTTGGCCAAGAAGGACCTGCACATTCTGAGGAGATTTGGTGTCTCGCTGGGGGCCTCGGACAGGGAAGACCAGGCCAAACACCTCAAAGTAGCCCTCAGTCAGCTAAAACTGGCGGCTGCCGAAGCCGAAGCTGCCGCCAGGAAAAATGCCACTGTGTATAGATATCTGGGTTTTCTGGGTGGTTTACTTCTAGTCATGATTCTATATTAA
- the spoIIIAD gene encoding stage III sporulation protein AD, protein MEIIQIVGLGIVVTILIVIIKQQRPELAIQLSVITGVVIFSMMLGKINSVVTLMKDLAQKSNVSVLYMGTIMKIIGVAYIAEFGAQICRDAGEGAVASKIEFAAKVIVIVLAIPVIVAVFDSLLKLIP, encoded by the coding sequence TTGGAAATCATTCAAATTGTCGGCTTGGGTATTGTAGTAACCATCCTCATAGTTATTATAAAACAACAGCGGCCTGAACTGGCCATTCAGTTAAGTGTTATCACCGGAGTAGTTATCTTCTCCATGATGCTGGGGAAAATTAATTCAGTGGTGACTCTGATGAAGGATCTGGCCCAGAAATCAAATGTCAGTGTGCTGTATATGGGGACAATCATGAAAATAATCGGGGTAGCCTATATAGCCGAATTCGGGGCTCAGATCTGCAGGGATGCCGGAGAAGGGGCGGTAGCCTCAAAGATAGAGTTTGCGGCCAAGGTAATTGTGATTGTACTGGCAATTCCGGTTATTGTGGCTGTATTTGATTCACTGCTGAAATTGATACCTTAG
- the spoIIIAC gene encoding stage III sporulation protein AC — MDTDLIFQLAGISIVITVIYTVLKQAGRDEFAFSTLLLGIVVVLAMIIPKIAGLFETVRSVFQIY; from the coding sequence ATGGATACCGACCTGATTTTTCAATTAGCCGGAATCAGTATTGTAATAACAGTTATATATACTGTATTGAAGCAGGCGGGCAGGGATGAATTCGCCTTTTCCACTCTTTTACTGGGCATCGTTGTTGTCCTGGCTATGATTATTCCCAAGATTGCCGGGTTGTTTGAGACAGTGCGCTCCGTTTTTCAAATTTATTAA